Proteins found in one Arthrobacter sp. U41 genomic segment:
- the mtrA gene encoding MtrAB system response regulator MtrA, which translates to MKARILVVDDDEALAEMIGIVLRNDGFEPVFCADGGQALEVFRSAKPDLVLLDLMLPGIDGIEVCRQIRAESDVPIVMLTAKADTSDVVRGLESGADDYVPKPFKPAELVARVRARLRPGDQKAPETLRIADVTIDVAGHLVSRGTERISLTPLEFDLLVALARKPWQVFTRELLLEQVWGYRHAADTRLVNVHVQRLRSKIERDPEAPEVVLTVRGVGYKAGS; encoded by the coding sequence ATGAAGGCACGCATTCTGGTAGTGGACGATGACGAGGCGCTGGCCGAGATGATCGGTATTGTGTTGCGCAATGACGGGTTCGAACCCGTCTTCTGCGCGGACGGCGGGCAGGCGCTGGAAGTCTTCCGCTCCGCCAAGCCGGACCTCGTGCTGCTGGACCTCATGCTTCCGGGCATCGACGGAATTGAGGTCTGCCGCCAGATCCGCGCCGAGTCCGACGTGCCAATTGTGATGCTCACCGCCAAGGCCGACACCTCGGACGTGGTCCGCGGCCTTGAGTCCGGCGCCGATGACTATGTTCCGAAACCGTTCAAACCGGCCGAACTCGTCGCGCGCGTCCGGGCCCGGCTGCGGCCCGGCGACCAGAAGGCGCCCGAGACGCTGCGCATCGCCGACGTCACGATCGACGTGGCCGGACACCTCGTTAGCCGTGGCACCGAACGCATCTCGCTGACACCGCTGGAATTCGATCTCCTGGTCGCCCTGGCGCGCAAACCCTGGCAGGTTTTTACCCGGGAACTGCTGCTGGAGCAGGTCTGGGGCTACCGGCACGCCGCCGATACGCGGCTGGTCAACGTCCATGTCCAGCGGCTGAGGTCAAAGATCGAACGAGACCCGGAAGCCCCCGAAGTCGTATTGACGGTCCGTGGTGTCGGCTACAAAGCAGGTTCCTGA